A DNA window from Capnocytophaga sp. ARDL2 contains the following coding sequences:
- the sufB gene encoding Fe-S cluster assembly protein SufB gives MNKYTEDDLREDLKNKEYEYGFYTDIESETFPIGLNEEIIRAISKKKEEPEWMTEWRLEAFRIWKNMIEPEWSNVTYEKPDFQSISYYSAPKKKDKYQSLDEVDPELLETFNKLGISLDEQKRLAGVAIDIVMDSVSVATTFKETLAEKGIIFCSISEAIKEHPELVKKYIGTVVPRTDNFYAALNSAVFSDGSFCYIPKGVRCPMELSTYFRINQAGTGQFERTLLIADEGSYVSYLEGCTAPMRDENQLHAAVVELIALSDAEIKYSTVQNWFPGDKEGKGGVFNFVTKRGICEKNAKISWTQVETGSAVTWKYPSCILKGDNSIGEFYSIAVTNNFQQADTGTKMIHLGKNTKSTIISKGISAGKSQNSYRGLVQIGARAENARNFSQCDSLLMGNECGAHTFPYIESKNASAKLEHEATTSKIGEDQIFYCNQRGIPTETAIALIVNGFSREVLDKLPMEFAVEAKKLLEISLEGSVG, from the coding sequence ATGAATAAATATACCGAAGACGATTTAAGGGAAGACCTTAAAAACAAAGAATACGAATATGGTTTTTATACGGATATAGAATCTGAAACTTTTCCTATAGGACTCAATGAGGAAATTATCCGTGCAATTTCTAAGAAAAAAGAAGAGCCTGAATGGATGACCGAATGGCGTTTGGAAGCATTCCGAATTTGGAAAAATATGATTGAACCAGAATGGTCAAATGTAACTTACGAAAAACCTGATTTTCAGTCGATTTCTTATTACTCGGCTCCAAAGAAGAAAGACAAATACCAATCGTTAGACGAGGTAGATCCAGAGTTGTTGGAAACTTTCAACAAATTGGGAATTTCTCTCGACGAACAAAAAAGATTGGCTGGAGTTGCCATAGACATTGTAATGGATTCTGTGTCTGTAGCCACAACTTTCAAAGAAACTTTAGCAGAAAAAGGAATCATCTTCTGTTCGATTTCAGAAGCAATCAAAGAACACCCAGAATTGGTAAAAAAATACATTGGAACCGTAGTACCGCGTACCGACAATTTTTATGCAGCATTGAATTCGGCTGTGTTTTCAGATGGGTCGTTTTGTTACATTCCAAAAGGAGTGAGATGTCCGATGGAACTTTCTACTTATTTCCGTATCAATCAAGCAGGTACAGGACAGTTTGAGCGTACATTGCTCATTGCAGACGAGGGAAGTTATGTATCATACCTTGAAGGATGTACTGCACCAATGCGTGACGAAAATCAATTACACGCAGCGGTGGTTGAATTGATTGCTCTTAGCGATGCCGAAATCAAATATTCTACAGTACAAAACTGGTTTCCAGGAGACAAAGAAGGAAAAGGAGGGGTGTTTAACTTTGTAACCAAACGAGGAATTTGTGAGAAAAACGCAAAAATCTCTTGGACACAAGTAGAAACAGGTTCTGCTGTAACTTGGAAATACCCTTCGTGCATATTGAAAGGCGACAATTCGATTGGAGAATTTTATTCAATCGCAGTAACCAATAATTTTCAACAAGCCGATACAGGTACAAAAATGATTCACTTGGGAAAAAATACCAAATCAACCATCATTTCAAAGGGAATTTCAGCTGGAAAATCTCAAAACTCTTACCGTGGATTGGTACAAATAGGAGCAAGAGCAGAAAACGCAAGAAATTTCTCTCAATGTGATTCATTGTTGATGGGTAACGAATGTGGAGCTCACACTTTTCCATACATCGAGTCGAAAAACGCATCAGCAAAATTGGAACACGAAGCAACCACTTCAAAAATCGGTGAAGACCAAATTTTTTATTGCAACCAAAGAGGAATTCCTACAGAAACAGCCATTGCCCTGATTGTAAATGGATTTAGTAGAGAAGTACTCGACAAATTGCCAATGGAGTTTGCCGTAGAAGCCAAAAAACTATT
- the ybeY gene encoding rRNA maturation RNase YbeY, protein MVLFNYETEFQLENEELYADWIDAIIESEGKEPGEINYIFCDDEYLHDINVKYLDHDTLTDIISFDYTIGELISGDIFISVERVKDNAKDFNVSFKEELLRVMSHGVLHYCGYKDKTDDEANLMRSKEQEKMQMFHEEQ, encoded by the coding sequence ATGGTACTATTCAATTATGAAACTGAGTTTCAATTAGAAAACGAAGAACTGTATGCCGACTGGATAGATGCGATTATCGAATCAGAAGGTAAGGAACCAGGAGAAATCAATTATATATTTTGTGATGATGAGTATTTGCACGACATCAATGTAAAGTATCTCGATCACGATACGCTTACCGATATAATCAGTTTTGATTACACGATAGGAGAGTTGATTTCTGGTGATATTTTTATTTCAGTTGAACGCGTAAAGGATAATGCAAAAGATTTTAATGTATCTTTCAAGGAAGAATTACTTCGCGTAATGTCACATGGAGTTTTGCACTATTGTGGTTACAAAGACAAGACCGATGATGAAGCAAATTTAATGCGTTCAAAAGAGCAAGAAAAAATGCAGATGTTCCACGAGGAACAATAA
- a CDS encoding HesB/IscA family protein gives MIKVSESAAKRAKMLMEDDGFDPTTDFIRVGVKSGGCSGLEYELKFDKNTTENDKFFEDNGVKIVVDKKSFLYLVGTTLDYSGGLNGKGFVFNNPNAARTCGCGESFSL, from the coding sequence ATGATAAAAGTATCAGAATCAGCTGCAAAAAGAGCAAAAATGCTTATGGAAGATGATGGTTTTGATCCTACAACCGACTTTATTCGCGTAGGAGTGAAGAGTGGTGGTTGTTCGGGATTGGAATACGAACTAAAATTTGATAAAAATACTACTGAAAATGATAAATTTTTTGAAGACAACGGCGTAAAAATCGTTGTAGACAAGAAGAGTTTTTTATACTTGGTAGGTACTACCCTGGACTATTCGGGAGGTCTCAATGGAAAAGGATTTGTGTTTAATAATCCCAACGCTGCTAGAACTTGCGGATGTGGAGAGAGTTTTTCGCTGTAA
- a CDS encoding class I SAM-dependent methyltransferase: MKNLTIKDYSITHKSFELMYDESLELYHTQFDDWERVEEYYQSSNYISHTDSKNSIFDKIYAQVKKYTIQQKWKQILSCKKEVRSVLDIGCGTGDFLVYAKQIGLQTKGVEPNTKAQQLAKEKSIDVVSTFAELPNQKYDVITLWHVLEHVPNYDEYIVQLKQLLNPDGLLIIAVPNFNSYDAKYYQNFWAAWDVPRHIWHFSKKAVQQIVSKHGFQLIQIKPMYFDAFYISLLSEEYKTESKNPIKAFSIGLLSNIKAFFSKEYSSNTFFYKKLS; encoded by the coding sequence ATGAAAAATCTAACAATAAAAGATTATAGTATCACTCATAAATCGTTTGAATTGATGTATGATGAATCTTTAGAATTGTATCATACACAATTTGACGATTGGGAAAGAGTAGAGGAGTATTACCAGAGTTCAAATTATATTTCACATACCGATTCCAAAAATTCTATATTTGATAAAATATATGCTCAAGTAAAAAAATATACGATCCAACAAAAATGGAAACAAATACTTTCTTGTAAAAAAGAAGTTCGTTCAGTGTTGGATATTGGATGTGGTACAGGAGATTTTTTGGTGTATGCAAAACAAATAGGATTGCAAACTAAGGGAGTAGAACCTAATACTAAAGCACAACAATTAGCCAAAGAAAAATCTATTGATGTAGTATCTACCTTTGCAGAATTGCCTAATCAAAAATATGATGTGATTACTTTGTGGCATGTGTTGGAGCATGTGCCTAATTATGATGAATACATTGTACAGTTGAAACAATTATTAAATCCAGATGGATTGCTGATTATAGCAGTTCCAAATTTCAATTCGTATGATGCAAAATATTATCAAAATTTTTGGGCAGCATGGGATGTACCTCGTCATATTTGGCATTTTAGTAAAAAAGCTGTTCAGCAGATAGTATCTAAGCATGGATTTCAATTGATACAAATAAAACCTATGTATTTCGATGCGTTTTATATTTCACTATTATCAGAAGAATATAAAACAGAATCAAAAAATCCAATCAAAGCGTTTAGTATAGGTTTACTATCCAATATAAAGGCTTTTTTCTCAAAAGAGTATTCCTCTAACACATTTTTTTATAAAAAACTTTCATAA
- a CDS encoding copper resistance protein CopD codes for MNHHLLLVLHLLGAAIWVGGHIVLAVGILPNVLKKKDPQILLDFERKYEKIGMPALLILVTTGIAMAYRYNMGFSTWFSFSNAIETVISLKLILLIITVLFALSANFFVLPNLSSKKLPMMAFHIVSVTLIGIVMLVLGSFVRFGGINL; via the coding sequence ATGAATCATCATCTTTTATTAGTTTTACACCTATTAGGGGCTGCTATTTGGGTAGGTGGACATATCGTTTTGGCGGTTGGCATATTACCAAATGTATTAAAGAAAAAAGATCCACAAATATTATTGGATTTTGAAAGAAAATACGAAAAAATAGGCATGCCTGCTTTACTAATTTTGGTTACAACAGGTATTGCAATGGCGTATAGATACAATATGGGTTTTAGTACATGGTTTTCGTTTTCCAACGCGATAGAAACAGTTATTTCATTAAAACTTATTTTATTGATTATTACCGTTTTGTTTGCTTTGAGTGCCAATTTTTTTGTTTTACCCAATTTATCTTCTAAAAAACTTCCTATGATGGCATTTCACATCGTTTCTGTAACACTTATTGGAATTGTAATGCTTGTTTTAGGTAGTTTTGTAAGATTTGGAGGAATCAACTTATAA
- the mnmG gene encoding tRNA uridine-5-carboxymethylaminomethyl(34) synthesis enzyme MnmG, producing the protein MSLFQDKYDVIVVGGGHAGCEASASAANMGMKTLLITMSLQNIAQMSCNPAMGGIAKGQIVREIDALGGYSAIVSDNSAIQFKMLNMSKGPAMWSPRCQSDRMRFAEFWRMMLENTPNLDFYQEMVSGLIFEGDEIRGVRTNLGIEIYSKTVILTNGTFLNGLIHIGEKQFGGGRAGESASYGITEDLVKIGFESGRMKTGTPPRVDGRSLDYSKMEEQPGDKNPQKFSYLNVTKPLVDQRSCYMTYTSNEVHDLLREGFDRSPMFNGRIKSIGPRYCPSIEDKINRFADKERHQIFVEPEGWNTVEVYVNGFSTSLPEDVQFRALRSVAGFENVKFFRPGYAIEYDYFPPTQLKHTLETKLIKGLYFAGQINGTTGYEEAAAQGLMAGINAALEVQGKEPFILKRDEAYIGVLIDDLITKGTEEPYRMFTSRAEYRTLLRQDNADFRLTEKSFNIGLASTERMKRMEYKKTASENFVQFFRETSVKTEEANPILESKGSDLMKQPDKMFKVFSRPQLADEDILKFKKVQEYINTNNLDKEIIDQAIIQVKYSGYIEKEKNNADKINRLEDIIIPENFDYDKVKSMSFEGREKMKKIRPRTISQASRISGVAPSDISILLIFMGR; encoded by the coding sequence ATGAGTTTATTTCAAGATAAATATGATGTAATTGTAGTAGGAGGAGGACACGCTGGATGCGAAGCTTCTGCCTCTGCTGCAAATATGGGAATGAAAACTTTGTTGATTACAATGAGTCTTCAGAATATCGCACAGATGAGTTGTAATCCTGCAATGGGTGGAATTGCAAAAGGACAAATCGTAAGAGAAATTGATGCGTTGGGTGGATATTCTGCAATCGTTTCTGATAATTCTGCAATTCAATTCAAGATGTTGAATATGTCAAAAGGTCCTGCAATGTGGTCGCCAAGATGTCAAAGTGATCGTATGCGTTTTGCAGAATTTTGGCGTATGATGTTGGAAAATACTCCTAATTTAGATTTCTATCAAGAGATGGTTTCTGGATTGATTTTTGAAGGAGACGAAATCAGAGGAGTGCGTACAAATCTCGGAATCGAAATCTATTCAAAAACCGTAATTCTTACAAACGGAACTTTTTTAAATGGTTTGATTCATATTGGAGAAAAACAATTTGGAGGAGGTAGAGCAGGGGAGAGTGCTTCGTATGGAATTACAGAAGATTTGGTGAAAATTGGGTTTGAATCGGGAAGAATGAAAACAGGAACCCCACCAAGAGTTGATGGTCGTTCGCTCGATTATTCTAAAATGGAAGAACAACCTGGTGATAAAAATCCACAGAAATTCTCGTATTTAAATGTTACCAAACCACTCGTAGATCAACGCTCGTGTTATATGACTTATACTTCAAACGAAGTACACGATTTGTTGAGAGAAGGTTTTGATCGTTCTCCAATGTTTAACGGTCGTATTAAAAGTATAGGTCCAAGATATTGTCCGTCGATTGAAGATAAAATTAATCGTTTTGCAGATAAGGAAAGACATCAAATATTTGTAGAACCCGAAGGTTGGAATACGGTAGAAGTATATGTAAATGGTTTCTCGACTTCGTTGCCAGAAGATGTACAATTTAGAGCTTTGCGTTCGGTTGCAGGTTTTGAAAATGTGAAGTTTTTCCGTCCTGGATATGCTATTGAATACGATTATTTTCCACCAACGCAATTGAAACATACACTCGAAACCAAGTTGATAAAAGGTTTGTATTTTGCAGGACAAATCAACGGAACAACTGGATATGAAGAAGCAGCAGCTCAAGGTTTGATGGCAGGTATCAATGCAGCGTTGGAGGTACAAGGAAAAGAACCGTTTATTTTGAAAAGAGACGAGGCATATATTGGAGTTTTGATTGACGATTTGATTACAAAAGGAACAGAAGAACCGTATAGAATGTTTACTTCTCGTGCAGAATATCGCACATTGTTGCGTCAAGATAACGCTGATTTCCGATTAACTGAAAAATCATTCAACATTGGTTTAGCTTCAACCGAACGAATGAAACGAATGGAGTATAAAAAAACTGCTTCAGAAAATTTTGTTCAATTCTTTAGAGAAACTTCGGTAAAAACAGAAGAAGCAAATCCTATTTTAGAATCGAAAGGAAGCGATTTGATGAAGCAACCCGATAAAATGTTTAAAGTATTTTCTCGTCCACAATTGGCTGATGAAGATATTTTGAAATTTAAAAAGGTACAAGAATATATTAATACAAATAATTTGGATAAAGAAATCATCGATCAAGCCATTATTCAAGTTAAATATTCTGGATACATTGAGAAAGAAAAAAATAATGCGGATAAGATAAATCGTTTAGAAGATATTATTATTCCTGAAAATTTCGATTACGATAAAGTAAAATCTATGTCGTTTGAAGGAAGAGAAAAAATGAAAAAAATTCGCCCAAGAACCATTTCTCAAGCATCAAGAATTAGTGGTGTAGCTCCGTCAGATATTTCGATTTTATTAATCTTTATGGGAAGATAA
- a CDS encoding OmpH family outer membrane protein, with protein sequence MKKIILSAAVVILAVACNNNSQIGTTVATTSSEAGFKTAYIDTEKLMKEYKESADFEAKYEAMSKKMQEELERDMKKFQNDVMDLQKNAQSKGMEWAVARQKELEKRERTLAEKQQNYMKKFQEEGSVERDSMVSRMKDFIKEYGKEKGYDYIYGTGDAVTVLYAKEQYNITDEIVKLLNEKYEKGSTKTEEKKEESTEIKVEETKK encoded by the coding sequence ATGAAAAAAATCATTTTATCGGCAGCTGTTGTAATTTTGGCAGTTGCATGTAACAACAATTCTCAAATAGGAACTACTGTTGCTACAACTTCGTCAGAAGCTGGATTTAAAACAGCATACATCGATACAGAAAAATTGATGAAAGAATATAAAGAATCTGCAGACTTTGAAGCAAAATACGAAGCAATGTCTAAAAAGATGCAAGAAGAATTGGAACGCGATATGAAAAAATTCCAAAATGATGTAATGGACTTGCAAAAAAATGCTCAATCAAAAGGAATGGAGTGGGCAGTCGCTCGTCAGAAAGAGTTGGAAAAAAGAGAGCGTACTCTTGCTGAAAAACAACAGAACTACATGAAAAAATTCCAAGAGGAAGGTTCGGTTGAAAGAGACAGTATGGTATCTCGTATGAAAGATTTCATCAAAGAATACGGTAAAGAAAAAGGATATGACTATATCTACGGTACTGGTGATGCTGTAACAGTATTATATGCAAAAGAGCAATACAACATCACAGATGAAATCGTAAAATTGTTGAACGAAAAGTACGAAAAAGGTTCAACGAAAACCGAAGAGAAAAAAGAAGAATCTACTGAAATAAAAGTTGAGGAAACTAAAAAATAA